A section of the Metabacillus endolithicus genome encodes:
- a CDS encoding AraC family transcriptional regulator: MQNVYSIFNPTQPEMIKNCHLYKEFSLKNYEETDVTLFYQFNTNEHEILTPVIPDGCIDLLFNLNSTTPSAFVAVSPEKRSSELFEKNAEYFGVRLNPLQSKLSFKCSKREIIHHKKLSLFEVSYLNESILEELANINDFNKRMIWFLSLLDTETVDEMDYDKRFINYCLNRIYLSNGLVKINDLSDETGYSARYLRKKFEEYVGFSPKQFSTIVRLQFSIDKLMKDNNYQNHLVDEHVYYDKSHFYREFKKYILLTPHEYKEVVCSSKSKSY, encoded by the coding sequence ATGCAAAATGTTTACTCCATTTTCAATCCTACTCAACCAGAAATGATAAAGAACTGTCATTTATATAAGGAATTTTCACTAAAAAATTATGAAGAAACTGATGTTACATTGTTCTATCAATTTAATACAAATGAGCATGAAATTCTAACACCGGTTATTCCTGATGGTTGTATAGATCTACTTTTTAACCTTAACTCGACAACCCCTTCTGCTTTTGTTGCAGTTAGTCCTGAAAAACGTAGCTCTGAGTTATTTGAGAAGAATGCAGAATATTTTGGTGTACGATTAAATCCTTTACAAAGCAAATTATCATTTAAATGCTCTAAAAGAGAAATTATTCACCACAAGAAGCTTTCATTATTTGAAGTGTCATACTTAAATGAGTCCATTCTTGAGGAACTTGCTAATATTAATGATTTTAACAAGCGTATGATATGGTTTCTTTCATTATTAGATACCGAGACTGTTGATGAAATGGATTATGATAAGAGATTCATTAATTATTGTTTAAATCGAATATATTTATCCAATGGATTAGTAAAAATAAATGATTTGTCCGATGAAACCGGCTATTCAGCTCGTTATTTACGGAAAAAGTTTGAAGAATATGTTGGATTTTCACCTAAACAATTTAGTACGATTGTTAGGTTACAGTTTTCTATTGATAAATTAATGAAAGACAACAATTACCAAAATCATTTAGTTGATGAACATGTTTATTATGATAAATCTCACTTTTACAGAGAATTTAAAAAGTATATATTACTTACTCC
- a CDS encoding APC family permease: MTNQLKRKIGLWTAIASAVGIVVASSAMVSLGQGFGIAGPGFIIAMVAAMLLNVFVAFTFSELSGMIPRAGGMVHYTLPTMGPLVGMVSVLSGYVLVNMFAGSAEAHIAGIVIHEVFAPAISPTLISVAFVILLALVNIRGVELFSKVQIVLTSVMILSIVSIGVIGLTGIGGGEPIETNFEFNSLGMGIFGLTALAFWLFVGIEFVTPMAEELKKPKLYIPLSMILGLFIILIADFIFGSAAIKYVPLDILAGSDSPHMEAASAILGRTGQIWIGLVTILATASTLNTLLFAIPRMLYSMANEGQLPMVFGKLNKWGAPWASILFMGSLFLIFVIFGVTGASSITTFILAGAFCWCITYIIAHLNVIILRFKYPDVKRSFKSPLGITFQVIGIAGMVYMLFNIFPDPVVKAQIYQYALIFLLITLVYSVIWVKLKMKKKLFETTTIEELLVEDTSEEIQVDVHDETIKG; encoded by the coding sequence GTGACTAATCAATTAAAAAGAAAAATTGGTTTATGGACAGCGATTGCATCTGCAGTAGGAATCGTTGTTGCCTCATCTGCAATGGTGTCTTTAGGTCAAGGGTTTGGTATTGCTGGTCCAGGTTTTATTATTGCAATGGTTGCTGCAATGTTATTAAATGTCTTTGTTGCCTTTACTTTTTCAGAGCTATCAGGAATGATTCCAAGAGCAGGGGGGATGGTTCATTATACGCTACCTACAATGGGACCACTCGTTGGGATGGTTTCTGTATTAAGTGGATACGTGCTAGTAAATATGTTTGCAGGAAGTGCAGAAGCTCATATAGCAGGCATTGTCATCCACGAAGTTTTTGCCCCAGCTATTTCTCCTACGTTAATCTCAGTCGCATTTGTTATACTTCTAGCATTAGTTAATATTAGAGGAGTTGAACTATTTAGTAAGGTTCAAATCGTCTTAACTTCAGTTATGATTCTATCAATAGTATCTATTGGGGTAATTGGTCTTACAGGAATAGGTGGAGGGGAACCAATTGAAACCAATTTTGAATTTAACTCATTAGGAATGGGGATTTTCGGATTAACTGCATTAGCATTTTGGTTGTTTGTTGGAATAGAATTTGTAACACCAATGGCAGAGGAATTAAAGAAACCAAAGTTATATATACCACTTTCAATGATACTAGGACTTTTTATTATTTTAATAGCTGATTTTATTTTTGGAAGCGCAGCTATTAAATATGTTCCATTAGATATATTAGCTGGTTCAGATTCACCACATATGGAGGCAGCATCTGCGATTTTAGGTAGAACAGGACAGATATGGATTGGTCTAGTCACCATATTAGCAACTGCAAGTACATTAAATACTTTATTATTTGCTATACCGAGAATGCTATATTCAATGGCTAATGAAGGACAGTTACCTATGGTGTTTGGGAAATTAAACAAATGGGGAGCGCCTTGGGCTTCAATCTTGTTTATGGGGAGTTTGTTTTTGATTTTTGTCATCTTCGGAGTTACTGGTGCATCATCTATCACAACATTTATTTTAGCGGGAGCATTTTGTTGGTGTATTACTTATATCATTGCTCATCTCAATGTTATCATCTTACGCTTCAAATATCCTGATGTTAAACGATCTTTTAAATCTCCATTAGGTATTACATTTCAGGTTATCGGTATAGCAGGTATGGTTTATATGTTATTTAATATCTTTCCTGATCCTGTTGTGAAGGCGCAAATTTATCAATATGCCCTAATATTCTTGCTTATAACACTGGTTTATTCTGTAATATGGGTGAAGTTGAAAATGAAGAAAAAGTTATTTGAGACAACGACGATAGAGGAGTTGTTGGTAGAGGATACATCAGAGGAAATTCAAGTAGATGTTCATGATGAAACGATAAAAGGATAA
- a CDS encoding AraC family transcriptional regulator has translation MISTNELLSGKTALNKYLHHVSHHEISFHVHYWGVMPNHYNTLFHKHSFYEVCFVVDGEGEYIENDSTFKLQKNKLFLSRPDVLHQIKSENGLFLIYIGFELIESKSSDKWIETMKQIEKCNEIVIDVEEGASFVLLWESLLSQASKSDHLYFEEILVNTAYSLILSILERFSRMVVRSSTKKELEKNTSPILAQAILYIQNNLSDNLKHSDIVKHLHISARHLTRLFVKELGMSYTEYVKNERIQKAALLLKTTNLSIKEISEKTGFKNVHYFTRVFATTVRHPPGIFRMLYTNQEHLTYSENEKPSRPE, from the coding sequence TTGATAAGTACAAATGAATTATTATCAGGTAAAACGGCCTTGAACAAATATCTTCATCATGTATCACATCATGAAATCTCTTTTCATGTCCATTATTGGGGTGTAATGCCAAATCATTATAATACTTTGTTCCATAAACATTCTTTCTACGAAGTATGTTTTGTAGTGGACGGTGAAGGTGAATATATTGAAAATGATTCAACTTTCAAGTTACAAAAAAATAAATTATTTCTTTCAAGACCTGATGTTTTACATCAAATAAAGAGTGAAAATGGATTATTCCTTATTTATATAGGATTTGAACTAATAGAGTCAAAGTCTAGTGATAAGTGGATAGAGACTATGAAGCAAATTGAGAAATGCAACGAGATCGTAATTGATGTTGAAGAAGGGGCATCTTTCGTGCTGCTATGGGAATCGTTGCTTTCTCAGGCATCAAAAAGTGATCATCTCTACTTTGAAGAAATACTTGTAAACACAGCTTATTCTTTGATTCTTTCTATACTGGAAAGGTTTAGCCGAATGGTTGTTAGAAGTTCAACTAAAAAAGAATTAGAAAAAAATACATCACCAATTCTAGCTCAAGCTATTCTGTATATTCAAAATAATCTATCAGATAACTTAAAACATAGTGATATTGTGAAGCATTTGCATATTTCTGCTCGACACTTAACTAGGCTTTTCGTAAAAGAGCTAGGAATGAGTTATACAGAGTATGTAAAGAATGAAAGGATTCAAAAAGCAGCTTTGCTCCTTAAAACGACAAACTTAAGTATAAAAGAAATTAGCGAAAAAACAGGATTTAAGAATGTTCATTACTTTACTCGTGTTTTTGCAACAACAGTTAGACATCCTCCTGGTATTTTTCGAATGCTTTATACTAATCAAGAACATCTAACTTATTCAGAGAATGAGAAACCTTCACGTCCAGAGTGA
- a CDS encoding Gfo/Idh/MocA family oxidoreductase yields MFLKIGVIGTGAIGQDHIRRITNNLTGAKIVAVTDVNAEQAKAIVQKENLDAKVYENGHDVINATEVDAVIVTSWGPTHEEFVLASIAAGKPVFCEKPLATTAEGCKKIVDAEIAYGKPLVQVGFMRRYDKGYRALKKVVDHDKIGEPLMVHCAHRAPSAPGFSGDMALTDSFVHEIDVLRWLLNDEYVSAQVILPRNTRLVDKALQDPHIVLLETKQGIRIDTEIFVNCQYGYDIQCQIVGETGIANLPEPSSVVLRSEAKLSTDILVDWKDRFIDSYDVELQEWINSTLKGEMNGPSAWDGYVVAVTADACVEAKHTGQIVPISIPECPSFYKKDFTLV; encoded by the coding sequence ATGTTTTTAAAAATAGGTGTAATAGGTACAGGTGCTATCGGTCAGGATCATATTCGAAGAATTACAAACAACTTAACAGGAGCAAAGATTGTTGCAGTGACGGACGTAAATGCTGAACAAGCAAAAGCGATTGTTCAAAAGGAAAATCTTGATGCTAAAGTATATGAAAATGGCCATGATGTTATTAACGCAACTGAGGTTGATGCAGTGATTGTAACTTCATGGGGTCCTACACACGAGGAATTTGTGTTAGCTTCCATTGCTGCAGGTAAACCAGTGTTTTGTGAAAAACCGCTTGCAACAACGGCTGAGGGCTGTAAGAAAATCGTTGATGCTGAAATTGCATACGGTAAACCGTTGGTCCAAGTAGGGTTCATGCGACGTTACGACAAAGGATATCGTGCATTGAAAAAGGTCGTTGATCATGACAAGATCGGTGAACCGTTAATGGTGCATTGTGCACATCGTGCTCCTTCAGCTCCAGGTTTTAGTGGAGATATGGCATTAACCGATTCTTTCGTACATGAAATAGATGTTTTGAGATGGTTACTCAATGACGAATATGTGTCTGCCCAGGTTATTTTACCTAGAAACACACGATTAGTAGATAAGGCTTTGCAGGATCCTCATATTGTCTTACTAGAAACAAAACAAGGAATCAGAATTGATACAGAAATATTTGTGAATTGCCAATATGGGTATGATATCCAATGTCAAATCGTTGGAGAAACAGGTATAGCAAATTTACCTGAACCCTCTAGTGTCGTGTTACGCAGTGAAGCAAAACTTTCAACTGATATTTTAGTAGATTGGAAGGATCGCTTTATTGATTCTTATGATGTTGAACTACAAGAATGGATTAATTCTACCTTAAAAGGAGAAATGAATGGACCATCAGCTTGGGATGGCTATGTTGTTGCAGTAACGGCAGATGCGTGTGTTGAAGCTAAGCATACTGGTCAAATTGTGCCAATTTCTATACCTGAATGTCCTTCATTCTATAAAAAAGATTTCACTCTTGTGTAA
- a CDS encoding sugar porter family MFS transporter, with translation MSKQVNQTSFLRTIVLVATFGGLLFGYDTGVINGALPYMSEALGLNSFTEGLVASSLLFGAALGAVFGGRLSDYYGRGQNILYLAILFFVAALGCTLAPNVTVMIIFRFLLGLAVGGASVTVPTFLAEMSPADSRGRIVTKNELMIVSGQLLAFVFNAILGNTMEDNIHVWRYMLAISSLPAIFLFFGMLKVPESPRWLVSKGKHDDALRILRLIRDEQQAKAELSQIKDAIAAESNLEKASVKDMSVPWMRRIVFIGIGVAVVSQVTGVNSIMYYGTEILRDAGFQTSAALIGNTANGVISVLATLVGIWLLDKVGRRPMMLTGLFGTTTALLLIGILSFTLEGSATLPYVMLTLTVTFLAFMQGAIGPVLWVTLSEIFPLRLRGFGMGISVFFLWITNFFIGLSFPIMLENVGLSGTFLAFATVGIVSLIFIFKYLPETKGRSLEEIEEFFRTYDKQDELLKKVK, from the coding sequence ATGAGTAAACAGGTAAACCAAACTTCTTTCTTACGAACAATTGTTTTAGTAGCGACCTTTGGTGGTTTGCTTTTTGGATACGATACGGGCGTTATTAATGGCGCCCTACCTTATATGTCTGAGGCACTGGGTCTTAACTCATTTACCGAAGGTCTTGTTGCAAGCTCGCTTCTTTTTGGTGCTGCGCTAGGTGCGGTATTCGGAGGTAGACTTTCAGATTATTATGGGCGCGGCCAGAACATTCTTTATCTTGCAATCTTGTTTTTTGTTGCGGCACTTGGATGTACGTTAGCTCCAAATGTTACAGTTATGATCATCTTTCGATTCTTACTCGGATTAGCAGTAGGTGGTGCTTCTGTAACTGTACCGACATTTTTAGCAGAAATGTCACCTGCTGACAGTAGGGGGAGAATTGTAACAAAGAACGAGTTGATGATTGTTAGTGGTCAATTATTAGCATTTGTTTTTAATGCTATCCTAGGTAATACAATGGAAGATAATATACATGTATGGCGATATATGTTGGCTATTTCTTCCCTTCCAGCTATTTTCCTTTTCTTTGGGATGTTAAAGGTACCAGAGAGCCCACGTTGGCTTGTTTCAAAGGGGAAACATGATGATGCCTTACGTATATTACGGTTAATTAGAGATGAGCAGCAGGCTAAAGCAGAATTAAGTCAGATTAAGGATGCGATTGCTGCTGAGTCAAATCTTGAAAAGGCATCAGTTAAGGATATGTCTGTTCCATGGATGCGCCGTATTGTGTTTATTGGAATTGGAGTAGCTGTTGTGTCACAAGTGACAGGTGTAAACTCAATTATGTATTATGGAACTGAGATTTTAAGAGACGCAGGTTTTCAAACATCTGCAGCATTAATTGGTAACACTGCGAATGGTGTCATTTCAGTTTTAGCAACTCTCGTCGGTATATGGCTCCTAGATAAAGTAGGACGTAGACCAATGATGCTTACCGGATTATTTGGAACGACAACTGCTCTTCTTTTAATTGGTATCCTTTCATTCACACTTGAAGGGTCAGCTACACTTCCATATGTTATGTTAACATTAACAGTAACATTTTTAGCTTTTATGCAAGGGGCGATTGGACCTGTATTATGGGTAACACTTTCAGAAATATTCCCATTGAGGTTGAGAGGTTTTGGAATGGGAATAAGCGTATTCTTTCTTTGGATTACTAACTTCTTTATCGGTTTGTCATTCCCGATCATGCTAGAAAATGTAGGACTATCTGGTACTTTCCTTGCTTTCGCAACGGTAGGAATTGTATCTCTCATATTCATTTTCAAATATTTACCTGAAACGAAAGGACGCTCACTTGAGGAAATTGAAGAGTTCTTCCGTACGTATGATAAGCAAGATGAGTTGTTAAAGAAAGTGAAATAA
- a CDS encoding Gfo/Idh/MocA family protein, translated as MLNGEKKIERPLRWGMVGGGRLGQVGYKHRIGALRDNTAFQLVAGAFDIDPARGKDFGMNIGVAEERCYADYKTMFAEEAKRVDGLEVVSIATPNGTHYEITKAALHAGLHVICEKPLFFTSEEVLEIKELAEEKGKIVGVSYGFSGNQLLLQMRAMVEKGEIGDVRLVELQYTHGFNATDDGDKFSDAQKWRVDPKIAGPSYVLGDLSTHTYYMSQLILPHMKIEKLLCDRQSFISSRAPLEDNAYVLMHYDNGAVGRLWTSSVDAGCMDGHRIRIVGSKASLEWWDSKPNDLKYEVQGQPIQTLVRSMPYLDESCNADERLAALHQEGLSESWSNIYLKFAIAIDAKMRGDQETLNTLIYPDINAGLEGVRWIENCVRSADQGSVWIDFESNKNTVLQ; from the coding sequence ATGTTAAATGGAGAAAAGAAAATTGAAAGACCTTTACGTTGGGGAATGGTAGGCGGAGGAAGACTTGGTCAGGTTGGTTATAAGCATCGTATTGGGGCGCTTAGAGATAACACTGCATTCCAATTAGTAGCTGGTGCATTTGACATTGATCCTGCTAGGGGAAAAGACTTTGGTATGAATATTGGCGTAGCTGAAGAAAGATGCTATGCAGATTATAAAACAATGTTCGCTGAGGAAGCAAAGAGAGTAGATGGTCTTGAGGTTGTTTCTATTGCAACTCCGAATGGTACTCATTATGAAATTACGAAAGCCGCATTACATGCAGGTTTACACGTTATTTGTGAAAAGCCTTTGTTCTTTACTTCAGAAGAAGTGTTAGAAATTAAGGAACTTGCTGAGGAAAAAGGTAAAATCGTAGGTGTATCATATGGATTCTCTGGTAACCAACTGTTACTTCAAATGCGAGCGATGGTTGAAAAAGGTGAAATTGGAGATGTTCGCCTAGTTGAATTACAGTATACGCATGGATTCAATGCGACTGATGATGGAGACAAATTTAGTGATGCACAGAAGTGGCGTGTAGATCCTAAGATTGCAGGACCCAGTTATGTTTTAGGTGATTTATCTACACACACATACTATATGTCACAGTTAATTTTACCACATATGAAAATTGAAAAGTTATTATGTGACCGTCAAAGCTTTATCAGCAGTCGTGCACCACTTGAGGACAATGCTTACGTGTTAATGCATTATGATAATGGCGCTGTAGGAAGACTTTGGACATCATCTGTTGATGCAGGTTGTATGGATGGACATCGCATTCGTATCGTAGGTTCAAAAGCAAGTTTAGAATGGTGGGACAGCAAGCCAAACGATTTAAAATATGAAGTACAAGGTCAACCAATTCAAACATTAGTTCGTTCAATGCCTTACTTAGATGAAAGTTGTAATGCGGATGAGCGTTTAGCTGCTTTACACCAAGAAGGACTTTCAGAGTCATGGTCTAACATCTATTTGAAATTTGCTATTGCCATCGATGCGAAAATGCGTGGAGACCAAGAAACGTTAAATACACTTATATACCCAGATATTAATGCGGGACTAGAAGGCGTTCGTTGGATTGAAAATTGTGTACGCTCTGCAGATCAGGGATCCGTTTGGATAGATTTTGAGAGTAATAAAAATACTGTGTTACAGTAA
- a CDS encoding sugar ABC transporter substrate-binding protein translates to MKTRKRIVAVITLIMMFILSACGGGEEATSGNSSDKKVIGIALQNFSDEFRTYMIDAMKKEQKNYPDIEFIYSDAQNDSAKQMNQIENFIAQKVDAIIFTPVDTVAAVDIVARVNDAGIPIIVANQTFDGVDAATAYVGSASIEAGLLEMEEVAKLMDGKGNVAIMHGQMGHEAEIKRTEGNKQIIEKNPDMKVVLEDTGEWNREKGLTLMENWLNSGQQIDAVVANNDEMAIGAIMALEAAGKLAEVVVAGVDATPAALEYMKEGKLDVTVFQDAIGQGVSSIQTAVKAANGEEVEDVMIPFKLVTPENVEEFAAIYNK, encoded by the coding sequence ATGAAAACTAGAAAAAGAATAGTAGCAGTTATTACACTTATCATGATGTTCATTTTGTCAGCTTGCGGCGGGGGAGAGGAAGCAACTTCAGGGAATTCTAGTGATAAAAAGGTAATAGGTATCGCTTTACAAAACTTTAGTGACGAGTTCCGTACTTATATGATCGATGCAATGAAAAAAGAACAAAAAAATTATCCTGATATTGAATTTATCTATAGTGATGCACAGAATGACAGTGCAAAGCAAATGAATCAAATTGAAAACTTTATTGCACAAAAAGTAGATGCAATCATCTTTACACCTGTAGATACAGTAGCTGCTGTAGATATAGTAGCACGTGTCAATGATGCTGGAATTCCAATTATTGTTGCAAACCAGACGTTTGATGGTGTTGACGCAGCAACTGCTTATGTTGGTTCTGCTTCTATTGAAGCAGGTTTGTTAGAAATGGAAGAAGTAGCAAAATTAATGGATGGAAAAGGTAACGTTGCTATTATGCATGGACAAATGGGGCATGAAGCTGAAATTAAGAGAACAGAAGGTAATAAACAAATCATCGAAAAGAATCCAGACATGAAAGTAGTCTTGGAAGATACAGGTGAATGGAACAGAGAAAAGGGTTTAACGTTAATGGAAAACTGGTTAAACTCTGGTCAGCAAATTGATGCGGTAGTAGCTAATAATGATGAAATGGCAATCGGTGCAATTATGGCATTAGAAGCTGCTGGGAAACTAGCTGAAGTAGTTGTTGCTGGTGTAGATGCAACACCAGCCGCTTTAGAGTATATGAAAGAAGGAAAACTTGATGTAACGGTATTCCAAGATGCAATTGGTCAAGGAGTAAGTAGTATCCAAACTGCTGTAAAAGCAGCTAATGGTGAAGAAGTAGAAGATGTAATGATTCCATTCAAACTTGTAACGCCCGAAAATGTAGAAGAGTTCGCTGCTATATACAATAAGTAG
- a CDS encoding ABC transporter permease, which translates to MSTRLETNATEVTQVKNSKFKVNPRNLLKKYGIVLILLSLIVIMSVLTPHFLTSINLINIVKQMSIIGIIAIGVTPIIITKGIDLSSGSLIALVSVVGATFAQAGQYPIIVPIIMALGVGLLAGLINGTLVAKGTTCSLHCNIRYDDGSSRSGNACQ; encoded by the coding sequence ATGAGTACGAGACTCGAAACAAATGCTACCGAAGTAACTCAAGTTAAGAACAGCAAGTTTAAAGTCAATCCAAGAAATCTATTGAAGAAGTACGGTATTGTTCTTATTTTACTATCACTTATTGTGATCATGTCAGTATTAACACCACATTTCCTTACATCTATTAACCTTATTAATATAGTTAAACAAATGTCAATTATAGGAATTATTGCAATTGGAGTTACTCCTATTATTATCACAAAAGGAATAGATTTATCTTCAGGTTCACTAATCGCACTAGTATCAGTAGTCGGTGCTACTTTTGCACAAGCAGGACAATATCCAATAATTGTTCCAATTATTATGGCTTTAGGTGTAGGTCTGTTAGCAGGTTTAATCAACGGTACATTAGTTGCTAAAGGTACTACTTGCTCCCTTCATTGCAACATTAGGTATGATGACGGCAGCTCGCGGAGTGGCAATGCTTGTCAGTGA
- a CDS encoding ABC transporter permease, with amino-acid sequence MAMLVSDGRPIGNLDSAFLFIGQGSILGVPVLVIIFALVGIITWVLLNKTKIGKYIYAIGGNEHAAVTAGINVSRVLIIIYAYAGLLAGLAGMMLTSRIASGQPQSGLMFELDAIAAAVIGGASLFGGIGTIGGTIIGALIIGVMNNGLDLLGVSSYWQQIVKGAIIVAAVYIDSRKNSKKS; translated from the coding sequence GTGGCAATGCTTGTCAGTGACGGAAGGCCGATCGGAAATTTAGATTCAGCGTTTTTATTCATTGGTCAAGGGTCAATCTTAGGGGTACCTGTTCTTGTTATTATTTTTGCACTAGTCGGTATTATCACTTGGGTATTATTAAACAAAACAAAAATAGGTAAGTATATATACGCAATTGGTGGAAATGAGCATGCTGCGGTTACAGCTGGAATTAATGTAAGTAGAGTTTTAATTATTATTTATGCATATGCTGGTTTATTAGCAGGTCTTGCCGGTATGATGTTAACTTCAAGAATCGCTTCTGGTCAACCTCAATCTGGTCTGATGTTTGAATTAGATGCTATAGCTGCGGCAGTTATTGGAGGTGCGAGTCTTTTTGGAGGAATTGGAACAATAGGTGGAACAATTATTGGTGCTCTTATTATTGGTGTAATGAACAATGGTCTAGATCTTTTGGGGGTAAGTTCTTATTGGCAACAAATCGTGAAAGGTGCCATAATTGTAGCGGCTGTTTACATTGACTCTAGAAAGAATAGTAAGAAATCATAA
- a CDS encoding AraC family transcriptional regulator: MNLNEYTSGKITLNQYAHRLAHNGASFYVHYWGVMPKHYDNMFHKHSFFEVCFVVDGEGEYIEEGCTYPIQKDMIFFSRPDVLHQISSKDGLSLLYVAFELIESESNEEWIKIMDDVRNCNEIIIDVNNETPALLWKSLLIQSTKSEQAFFEEMIPNLAYSLILSLVQTFSSRSFNKHQHHTPKTASSLFNIAKLYIKDNLSQPLRLTDAAGHLHISGRHLSRIFVSEVGVSYSEFVQNERIQRAATLLKTTDLSIKDISEETGFKNIHYFTRVFTSTMGISPGRFRSIYIDSKATTYTKGQVQKQVR; this comes from the coding sequence TTGAACCTAAATGAATATACGTCGGGAAAAATCACGTTAAATCAATATGCTCATCGTTTAGCGCACAATGGAGCTTCTTTTTATGTTCACTACTGGGGAGTCATGCCAAAGCACTATGATAATATGTTTCATAAACATTCTTTTTTTGAAGTGTGTTTTGTAGTGGATGGGGAAGGAGAATATATAGAAGAGGGATGTACCTATCCCATACAAAAAGACATGATCTTTTTTTCGAGGCCAGATGTTTTACATCAAATAAGTAGCAAAGATGGACTATCTCTTCTTTACGTAGCTTTTGAATTAATAGAGTCAGAATCAAATGAAGAATGGATAAAGATTATGGATGATGTTAGGAACTGTAACGAAATCATCATTGATGTAAATAATGAAACACCTGCCCTACTTTGGAAATCCCTTCTAATTCAATCAACAAAGTCCGAACAGGCTTTTTTTGAGGAAATGATACCAAATTTAGCTTATTCCCTTATTCTTTCCTTAGTTCAAACTTTTAGTTCACGTTCTTTTAACAAGCATCAACATCATACACCTAAAACGGCGTCTTCACTCTTTAATATTGCGAAATTGTATATTAAGGATAATCTTTCACAACCATTAAGACTTACAGATGCAGCAGGCCATCTTCATATATCTGGACGCCATTTATCCCGGATATTCGTCTCGGAAGTGGGTGTGAGTTATTCGGAGTTTGTCCAAAATGAGAGAATACAGAGAGCTGCCACCTTACTTAAAACAACTGATTTATCTATTAAAGATATATCAGAAGAAACAGGTTTTAAAAATATTCACTATTTTACTCGCGTCTTTACTTCTACAATGGGTATTTCACCTGGGCGATTTCGCTCTATCTATATAGACTCAAAAGCAACCACTTATACAAAGGGACAGGTGCAAAAACAGGTACGTTAA
- a CDS encoding TerC family protein: MELSILMEYGWVLILLVALEGLLAADNALVLAIMVKHLPEEERKRALFYGLAGAFVFRFGSLFAISFLVDVWQVQAIGALYLLFIAINHIVRKLVFKKKEETNEEENKKGKSSFWGTVLKVELADIAFAVDSILAAVYLAMTLPNTNLPQIGGMDGGKFLVIFAGGIIGLIIMRFAANLFVKLLHSRPGLEIAAFAIVGWVGVKLAVLTLGHPDVGVLSYEFAHSTGWKLFFYTVLIGIAAAGWFLTKEKKEEKQAA, encoded by the coding sequence TTGGAACTTTCAATTTTAATGGAGTATGGTTGGGTGTTAATCTTATTAGTTGCACTGGAAGGCTTGTTAGCAGCAGATAACGCTCTTGTTTTAGCAATCATGGTTAAGCATTTACCGGAGGAAGAAAGAAAAAGAGCTCTCTTTTATGGTTTAGCAGGAGCCTTTGTGTTCCGATTTGGTTCACTCTTTGCGATTTCGTTCCTAGTGGATGTGTGGCAGGTGCAAGCGATAGGTGCTCTATACCTATTATTTATTGCTATAAATCATATAGTAAGAAAGCTTGTATTTAAAAAGAAAGAGGAAACAAATGAAGAAGAAAACAAAAAAGGAAAATCTAGTTTTTGGGGAACTGTTTTAAAGGTTGAATTAGCTGATATTGCATTTGCAGTTGACTCAATTTTAGCTGCTGTGTACCTCGCTATGACACTGCCAAACACAAACCTTCCACAAATCGGAGGAATGGACGGCGGTAAGTTTCTTGTCATTTTTGCCGGTGGAATTATTGGATTAATTATTATGCGTTTTGCAGCTAACCTTTTTGTTAAGTTACTTCATTCAAGACCAGGTCTTGAAATAGCGGCTTTTGCGATTGTTGGATGGGTAGGAGTGAAGCTTGCTGTGTTAACACTAGGACATCCTGATGTTGGTGTACTTTCTTATGAATTTGCACATTCCACTGGATGGAAGCTCTTCTTCTATACTGTATTAATAGGAATTGCTGCTGCAGGGTGGTTCTTAACGAAAGAAAAGAAAGAAGAGAAGCAAGCTGCATAG